A portion of the Channa argus isolate prfri chromosome 19, Channa argus male v1.0, whole genome shotgun sequence genome contains these proteins:
- the msl2b gene encoding E3 ubiquitin-protein ligase MSL2b: MNPVNATSLYVSASRSVLQCDPRDPRALAELCKLLPFFRQSLSCLVCGNLLQDPIAPTDSSCQHYVCRGCKGQRMQLKPSCSWCKDYSRFEENRQLSLLVHCYRKLCLYITQSPLAPHIASAATDSPDLQAILNEGLTLAENEPEAEDVSDSLGLSQTASSSRVAQLSESPPTKELKGEELSPMSINGLHDCNGLVSSDTLQPITLETGGGVAKQESFSEEIPVCVSVTGSGEAGLCDITTFGDDLKHSGGPLLLSVEEVLRTLETDSDQIPETNPQPDCSPSVPQSNLNGPHCPSNPASSRLIPPPLSSENSARPLKPHLQPSMHLPPQPSTVIPCVPTRCHRKRSRSESDSEKVQPLPFSTLIQGAPVCANSSPHLPNPGATTKQEPKFSAAAPHPHLAPVPNGGPAKVGKTVLVSNKPLKKTVEHHGATKKAYTKARQGPPKPRAQPRDRIPTHPHAHAHALTHPPSPSKPLYKKPVEKKGCKCGRATQNPSVLTCRGQRCPCYSNRKACLDCICRGCQNSYMANGEKKLEAFAVPEKALEQTRLTLGINLTSITAAALRSPASSSPGNTLLNVATATGAPVTAAFLSGAGHDNRGFDDSLDMRFDC; encoded by the exons ATGAACCCGGTGAATGCGACCTCTCTCTACGTGTCCGCGAGCCGTTCGGTGCTGCAGTGCGACCCCCGAGACCCACGGGCCCTGGCGGAGCTCTGCAAGCTGCTGCCGTTCTTCCGCCAGTCCCTGTCCTGCTTGGTCTGCG GTAACTTGCTTCAGGACCCCATCGCGCCCACCGACTCATCATGTCAGCATTATGTCTGTCGAGGCTGTAAGGGTCAGAGGATGCAGCTGAAGCCATCCTGTAGTTGGTGTAAGGACTATTCCCGCTTTGAGGAAAACAGGCAGCTCTCCTTGCTCGTCCACTGTTACAGGAAGCTCTGTCTCTACATCACCCAGTCACCTCTCGCCCCCCACATAGCCAGCGCTGCCACAGACTCGCCGGACCTCCAGGCCATCCTCAACGAGGGTCTGACGTTGGCTGAGAATGAGCCAGAGGCAGAGGACGTATCGGATTCACTTGGGTTGTCACAAACAGCCTCCAGCTCCAGAGTTGCCCAGCTGAGTGAATCTCCTCCAACAAAGGAGCTGAAAGGAGAGGAGCTGAGTCCCATGAGCATTAATGGGCTCCACGATTGTAACGGCCTTGTCAGTTCAGACACTCTGCAACCCATCACCTTGGAAACAGGTGGAGGTGTTGCGAAACAGGAGAGCTTTTCAGAGGAGATCCCGGTGTGTGTGAGCGTCACAGGGAGTGGTGAGGCTGGGCTTTGTGACATCACCACATTTGGGGATGACCTGAAACACAGTGGGGGGCCGTTGTTGTTGAGCGTAGAGGAGGTGCTCAGGACTCTGGAGACAGACAGTGACCAGATCCCAGAGACCAATCCTCAGCCAGACTGCTCCCCCTCTGTCCCTCAGTCCAACCTCAATGGGCCTCACTGCCCATCTAACCCAGCCTCCTCCCGTCTTatccccccccctctctcatCAGAGAACAGCGCTCGCCCCCTCAAACCTCACCTGCAGCCGTCAATGCACCTTCCCCCTCAACCCTCCACAGTCATCCCATGTGTTCCCACTCGGTGCCACCGCAAGCGTTCTCGTTCTGAAAGTGACAGTGAGAAGGTGCAGCCCCTTCCTTTCTCCACGCTCATCCAAGGAGCTCCCGTTTGTGCCAACAGCTCCCCTCACCTCCCCAATCCGGGTGCCACTACAAAACAGGAGCCTAAGTTCTCTGCCGCCGCGCCCCATCCCCACCTGGCCCCGGTGCCCAACGGCGGCCCCGCTAAGGTGGGCAAGACTGTGCTCGTCTCCAACAAGCCACTGAAAAAGACTGTTGAGCACCACGGGGCCACCAAGAAAGCTTACACCAAGGCCAGGCAGGGCCCCCCCAAGCCCCGCGCACAGCCACGTGACCGGATCCCCACCCAcccacatgcacacgcacacgccCTGACACACCCACCTAGCCCCTCAAAGCCACTGTATAAAAAGCCTGTGGAGAAGAAGGGCTGCAAGTGTGGACGAGCGACACAGAACCCCTCAGTGTTGACCTGCAGGGGGCAGCGCTGCCCCTGCTACTCCAACCGCAAG GCGTGTCTGGACTGTATCTGCCGTGGCTGCCAGAACTCCTACATGGCCAACGGGGAGAAGAAGCTGGAGGCCTTTGCCGTACCAGAGAAAGCTCTGGAACAGACCAGACTCACGCTCGGCATCAATCTCACCAGTATCACCGCGGCGGCCCTCCGCAGCCCGGCATCCAGCTCCCCTGGCAACACCCTCCTCAATGTCGCCACGGCTACGGGTGCGCCGGTCACAGCCGCCTTCTTGTCGGGGGCGGGGCACGACAACAGGGGCTTTGACGATTCGCTGGACATGCGGTTTGACTGTTGA